One Paraburkholderia flagellata genomic window carries:
- a CDS encoding TauD/TfdA dioxygenase family protein, with translation MKVEQLTYAIGAELTGVNLADAVHDDALFAEIRAALLKHRVLFLRDQNITRTEHVAFARRFGELEDHPVAGSDPEHPGLVRIYKNPEQPNDRYENAWHADATWREAPQFGAVLRCVECPPVGGDTMWANMVLAYEKLPEHVKAQIDGLYARHSIEASFGAAMPIEKRHALRAQFPDAEHPVVRTHPETGEKVLFVSAFATHITNYHTPDRVRYGQDANPGAGDLLRYLVSQAYIPEYQVRWRWKPNSIAIWDNRSTQHYAVMDYPPCHRKMERAGIIGDKPY, from the coding sequence ATGAAAGTCGAACAACTGACCTATGCCATCGGCGCGGAACTGACCGGCGTGAATCTCGCCGATGCCGTTCACGACGACGCGCTCTTCGCCGAGATTCGCGCGGCGCTGCTCAAGCACCGTGTGCTGTTCCTGCGCGACCAGAACATCACGCGCACCGAGCACGTGGCGTTCGCGCGCCGCTTCGGCGAGCTGGAGGATCATCCGGTGGCGGGCAGTGACCCGGAGCATCCGGGCCTCGTGCGCATCTACAAGAACCCGGAGCAGCCCAACGACCGTTACGAAAACGCGTGGCACGCGGACGCCACCTGGCGCGAGGCGCCGCAGTTCGGCGCGGTGCTGCGCTGCGTGGAGTGCCCGCCCGTGGGCGGCGACACGATGTGGGCGAACATGGTGCTCGCCTACGAGAAGCTGCCGGAACACGTGAAGGCGCAGATCGACGGCCTGTATGCGCGCCACAGCATCGAGGCGAGCTTTGGTGCGGCCATGCCGATCGAAAAGCGCCATGCCCTGCGGGCGCAGTTTCCTGACGCGGAACACCCGGTGGTGCGCACGCATCCGGAAACCGGCGAGAAGGTGCTGTTCGTGAGCGCGTTTGCGACGCACATCACGAACTATCACACGCCCGATCGTGTGCGCTACGGTCAGGACGCCAACCCGGGCGCGGGCGACCTGCTGCGCTATCTCGTGAGCCAGGCCTATATTCCGGAGTACCAGGTACGCTGGCGCTGGAAGCCGAACAGCATCGCGATCTGGGACAACCGCAGCACCCAGCACTATGCAGTGATGGACTATCCGCCGTGTCACCGCAAGATGGAACGCGCCGGCATTATCGGCGACAAGCCGTACTGA
- a CDS encoding RBBP9/YdeN family alpha/beta hydrolase: MTLETTPTILMVPGLRDHVAEHWQTLLESRLPKAASVPPLEHDKLSCAARVAALDAALAKIDGPVILVAHSAGVMITVHWAQQHSRKIHGALLAAPADLETPLPAGYPAFEALAENGWHPIPRKPLPFPSIVGASRNDPLAQFERVEAMAKDWGSRLVDLGEVGHLNPAAGFGEWPMAEMLIHELV; the protein is encoded by the coding sequence ATGACGCTTGAAACCACACCGACCATTCTGATGGTCCCGGGGTTGCGCGACCACGTGGCGGAGCACTGGCAGACGCTGCTGGAAAGCCGGCTGCCCAAGGCGGCCTCGGTGCCGCCTCTCGAGCACGACAAACTGAGCTGCGCGGCGCGCGTGGCCGCGCTCGACGCGGCGCTCGCGAAGATCGACGGTCCCGTCATTCTCGTCGCGCACAGCGCGGGCGTGATGATCACGGTGCATTGGGCGCAGCAGCACAGCCGCAAGATTCATGGCGCGCTGCTAGCCGCGCCGGCGGACCTCGAAACGCCGCTGCCGGCGGGCTATCCCGCATTCGAAGCGTTGGCCGAAAACGGCTGGCACCCGATTCCGCGCAAGCCGCTGCCGTTCCCGAGCATCGTGGGCGCGAGCCGCAACGATCCGCTCGCGCAGTTCGAGCGCGTGGAGGCGATGGCGAAGGATTGGGGCAGCCGCCTTGTGGACCTGGGTGAAGTCGGTCACCTGAATCCCGCAGCGGGATTTGGCGAATGGCCGATGGCCGAGATGTTGATTCATGAACTTGTCTGA
- a CDS encoding DsbA family oxidoreductase, giving the protein MNLSDQKWAAQASRDAGEPAVLTIEAFFDFICPWCLIGKRNLDAAVERFASARPDVRVRVQWRSHQLLPWTPLEGLPYQAFYRDRLGSAEAVATRRAQVQRAGRDAGVEFAFERIEVLPNTAAAHDLATFAASRGTREQSAALIERVLKAYFMEGQDIGDYAVLERLGLECGLERESLEAHLAASKRLADPTGQRVPFADPQVNGVPYFVFNTGYSLSGVYSPVAMAGAMSLAVAH; this is encoded by the coding sequence ATGAACTTGTCTGATCAAAAGTGGGCGGCGCAGGCGAGTCGCGACGCGGGTGAACCGGCCGTATTGACGATCGAAGCCTTCTTCGATTTCATCTGCCCGTGGTGCCTGATCGGCAAGCGCAATCTGGATGCGGCGGTCGAACGTTTCGCGAGTGCGCGACCCGATGTGCGCGTGCGTGTGCAGTGGCGCTCGCACCAACTGCTGCCGTGGACGCCGCTCGAAGGCTTGCCGTATCAGGCTTTCTATCGCGACCGCCTGGGCAGCGCCGAAGCGGTGGCCACACGGCGCGCGCAGGTGCAGCGCGCGGGGCGCGACGCGGGTGTCGAGTTCGCGTTCGAGCGCATCGAGGTGCTGCCGAACACCGCCGCCGCGCACGACCTGGCCACGTTTGCCGCTAGCCGCGGCACGCGCGAACAGAGCGCGGCGCTGATCGAGCGCGTGCTCAAGGCCTACTTCATGGAAGGCCAGGACATCGGCGATTACGCGGTGCTCGAGCGCCTGGGTCTTGAATGCGGCCTCGAACGCGAGAGCCTGGAGGCGCACCTTGCTGCATCGAAACGCCTCGCAGACCCGACCGGACAGCGCGTGCCGTTCGCCGACCCGCAGGTGAATGGCGTGCCGTATTTCGTGTTCAACACGGGCTATTCGCTCTCGGGCGTGTACTCGCCAGTGGCGATGGCCGGCGCGATGTCGCTGGCGGTCGCACACTGA
- a CDS encoding Rieske (2Fe-2S) protein, with the protein MTREVPVGTADELAPGQRKLVFVDGRSVVLFNVDGQMHAVDNSCPHNGASLASGPLEGCMLRCPAHGLRFDVRSGCMPGAGGLKLTTFPVRTVDGKLLLSVVETPASSQA; encoded by the coding sequence ATGACACGTGAAGTACCGGTCGGCACGGCCGACGAACTCGCGCCGGGCCAGCGCAAGCTGGTTTTCGTCGATGGCCGCAGCGTCGTGCTGTTCAACGTCGACGGACAGATGCACGCGGTCGACAATTCGTGCCCCCACAACGGCGCCTCGCTCGCGAGCGGCCCGCTCGAAGGATGCATGTTGCGCTGCCCGGCGCACGGACTGCGCTTCGACGTGCGCAGCGGCTGTATGCCGGGCGCGGGCGGACTGAAGCTCACGACGTTTCCTGTGCGGACCGTGGACGGAAAGCTGCTACTGAGTGTTGTGGAAACGCCGGCTTCCAGCCAGGCATAA
- a CDS encoding 3-(methylthio)propionyl-CoA ligase: MQGLMMGQPLLVASLLKHAERHHGAREIVSRRVEGDIHRYRYQDLAQRARRMANALSSLMIAQGERVGTLAWNGYRHMELYFAVSGSGSVLHTLNPRLHADQLAYIVEHAQDRVIFFDLTFLPLIESVAARVTCPRFFVAMTDRAHMPRNHSLGSRLLCYEDLIDNHKDDFEWPLLDENSASSLCYTSGTTGNPKGVLYSHRSTVLHTYAAALPDALNCSARDAILPVVPMFHVNAWGLPYIACMTGAKLVFPGASLDGKSLYQLIEEEQVTLSAGVPTVWQGLLAHVESVAGSFSSMRRTIIGGAPCPTAMTQAFQKRHHVDVLHAWGMTELSPVGTVCSFKAHQTELAEDERYALQAKQGRSVFGIDMKIVDAAGEELPWDGNAAGDLQVRGHWVASEYFGGEYASPLQDGWFPTGDVAKIDADGFMQIVDRSKDVIKSGGEWISSADIENVASLHPEVATAVCIAARHPKWDERPLLLIVKKPGSALEAADLLSFFDGRVAKWWKPDAVLFVDAVPIGATGKVLKNQLRDQYGGHYLQAG, encoded by the coding sequence ATGCAAGGTCTGATGATGGGGCAACCGCTCCTGGTCGCTTCGCTGCTCAAGCATGCAGAACGCCATCACGGCGCGCGCGAAATCGTTTCGCGCCGCGTGGAAGGCGACATTCACCGCTACCGTTATCAGGATCTCGCGCAGCGCGCGCGCCGCATGGCAAATGCGCTCTCGAGCCTCATGATTGCGCAGGGCGAGCGCGTGGGGACGCTGGCCTGGAATGGCTACCGGCACATGGAGCTGTACTTCGCGGTTTCGGGTTCGGGTTCCGTGCTGCATACGCTGAATCCGCGCCTGCACGCAGATCAACTCGCGTATATCGTCGAGCATGCACAGGACCGCGTGATTTTCTTCGATCTCACGTTCTTGCCGCTCATCGAAAGCGTCGCGGCACGCGTCACGTGTCCGAGATTTTTCGTTGCCATGACCGATCGCGCGCATATGCCGCGCAACCATAGCCTTGGATCGAGACTTCTCTGCTATGAGGACCTGATCGACAATCACAAGGACGATTTCGAATGGCCGCTGCTCGACGAAAACAGCGCCTCGTCGCTCTGCTATACGTCGGGCACGACCGGCAATCCGAAAGGCGTGCTCTATAGCCACCGCTCGACGGTGCTGCACACCTACGCGGCGGCGCTGCCCGACGCGCTGAACTGCTCGGCGCGCGACGCGATCCTGCCGGTGGTGCCGATGTTCCACGTCAATGCATGGGGCCTGCCATACATCGCCTGCATGACCGGCGCGAAGCTAGTGTTTCCGGGCGCGTCGCTCGATGGCAAGTCGCTGTATCAGCTGATCGAGGAAGAGCAGGTCACGCTTTCGGCTGGCGTGCCGACTGTCTGGCAAGGCCTGCTTGCGCACGTCGAATCGGTAGCCGGTTCGTTCTCTTCCATGCGCCGCACGATCATCGGCGGCGCGCCGTGCCCGACCGCGATGACCCAGGCGTTCCAGAAGCGCCACCACGTGGACGTGCTGCATGCATGGGGCATGACGGAACTGAGCCCGGTCGGCACGGTTTGCAGTTTCAAGGCGCATCAGACGGAGCTGGCCGAAGATGAGCGCTATGCACTTCAGGCGAAGCAGGGGCGCTCGGTGTTCGGCATCGACATGAAGATCGTCGACGCCGCGGGCGAGGAACTGCCCTGGGACGGCAATGCCGCAGGCGACTTGCAGGTGCGCGGCCACTGGGTCGCGAGCGAATACTTTGGCGGCGAATACGCGTCGCCGCTGCAGGACGGCTGGTTCCCGACCGGCGACGTGGCGAAGATCGATGCCGATGGTTTCATGCAGATCGTGGATCGCAGCAAGGACGTCATCAAGTCGGGCGGCGAGTGGATCAGTTCTGCCGACATCGAAAACGTCGCGAGCCTGCACCCCGAAGTTGCGACAGCGGTGTGCATCGCGGCGCGCCACCCGAAGTGGGATGAGCGGCCGCTCTTGCTGATCGTGAAGAAGCCGGGCAGCGCGCTCGAAGCGGCCGACCTGCTCTCGTTCTTCGACGGCCGCGTGGCGAAATGGTGGAAGCCCGATGCCGTGCTCTTCGTCGACGCCGTGCCAATCGGCGCGACGGGCAAGGTGCTCAAGAACCAGTTGCGCGATCAGTACGGCGGTCACTATTTGCAAGCTGGTTAA
- a CDS encoding porin, whose amino-acid sequence MKLKFGSLAALALFASAAHAQSSVTLYGVVDSGVLYQSTSAANFSGTAKNLGSVWQLKDGGIYSSIWGLKGTEDIGGGYKINFKLQGSFTSNNGKTGLSDTPGVTAVFNQITTIGGSGWFGSIDAGRQIIPMIYAMSDTDVRGAQYFGSILTAWLGLNQAAGWPGTSTNAPIGALYDSNAIVYNSPKFYGASLALEYAPGGVPGQFQGGTRESAVLKYSNYGLNLAGVYYSGHDTNPFAGNYPTTPAAPATGRNNNNFYYVGAMYTISGFSISGSFSSSNASSLFTKATYNFEMISAGLGYQFSPVFKVTSGYYYLKDRNNSANHSSEVAVGAEYNVSKATKAYAQVGYVSNKGTMNQTIIYGAPVAPGQSTTAAMVGIRHAF is encoded by the coding sequence ATGAAACTGAAGTTCGGCAGCCTGGCAGCGTTGGCCCTGTTCGCCAGCGCAGCGCATGCGCAATCGTCTGTCACGCTTTATGGCGTGGTTGATAGCGGCGTGCTGTACCAAAGCACCTCGGCCGCAAACTTTTCGGGGACCGCAAAAAATCTGGGAAGCGTCTGGCAGCTCAAGGACGGTGGGATCTATTCGAGCATCTGGGGCTTGAAGGGCACCGAGGACATTGGCGGCGGCTACAAGATCAACTTCAAGCTGCAAGGGTCGTTCACGTCGAATAACGGCAAAACGGGCCTGTCCGACACGCCGGGCGTGACTGCGGTCTTCAACCAGATCACGACCATCGGCGGATCGGGCTGGTTCGGTTCGATCGACGCGGGCCGGCAGATCATTCCGATGATCTACGCGATGTCGGACACCGACGTTCGCGGCGCGCAATACTTCGGCAGTATTCTCACCGCGTGGCTGGGCCTCAATCAGGCGGCCGGCTGGCCGGGCACCAGCACGAACGCGCCGATCGGCGCGCTCTATGACAGCAACGCGATCGTCTATAACTCGCCGAAATTCTATGGCGCTTCGCTCGCGCTGGAGTACGCGCCGGGCGGTGTGCCGGGTCAGTTCCAGGGCGGCACGCGCGAATCGGCCGTGCTCAAGTACTCGAACTACGGCCTGAACCTGGCTGGCGTTTACTACAGCGGGCACGACACCAATCCGTTCGCGGGCAACTATCCCACGACGCCGGCCGCACCGGCCACCGGCCGCAACAACAACAACTTCTACTACGTCGGCGCGATGTACACGATCAGCGGATTCTCGATATCCGGCTCGTTCAGCTCGTCCAACGCATCCAGCTTGTTCACCAAGGCGACGTATAACTTCGAAATGATCTCGGCCGGCCTGGGGTACCAGTTCAGCCCGGTCTTCAAAGTCACTTCGGGCTACTACTATTTGAAGGACCGCAATAACTCGGCGAATCACTCGAGCGAAGTCGCCGTGGGCGCCGAATACAACGTCTCGAAGGCGACCAAGGCTTATGCCCAGGTCGGCTACGTCAGCAACAAGGGGACCATGAACCAGACGATCATCTACGGCGCGCCGGTCGCGCCGGGCCAGTCGACGACGGCGGCGATGGTGGGTATTCGTCACGCGTTCTGA
- a CDS encoding BON domain-containing protein — protein sequence MNKTTVAGLAIATFVAAASMSAWAQPQAAASAPAQAQTASATAAPGAASPTAMPTDRQANRAMRRKVYAAIGKDKSINAGNISVGAKGGAITLNGTVSDPAQIARVEEIAKGVPGVTSVTNKLTVKKSFGGM from the coding sequence ATGAACAAAACCACGGTAGCTGGGTTGGCGATTGCGACCTTCGTCGCGGCGGCTTCCATGAGTGCGTGGGCACAGCCCCAGGCTGCGGCCAGCGCGCCCGCTCAAGCGCAGACGGCGTCCGCGACGGCGGCTCCCGGCGCAGCGTCGCCCACGGCGATGCCCACGGACAGGCAGGCGAATCGCGCCATGCGCCGCAAGGTGTACGCGGCCATCGGGAAGGACAAGTCGATCAACGCGGGCAACATCAGCGTGGGCGCCAAGGGTGGTGCGATTACGCTCAACGGGACCGTTTCGGACCCGGCACAGATCGCCAGGGTCGAGGAAATCGCGAAGGGCGTTCCCGGTGTGACGTCGGTGACCAACAAGCTGACGGTCAAGAAGTCTTTCGGCGGCATGTGA
- a CDS encoding copper chaperone, which produces MNNVGMTVRRHSGAPRAIFYGVSSLVFAASAAVTFVWCASMEAMGGTPMPGGWTMSALWAPMCGRTWFDAAVSFAGMWNVMTVAMMLPAVAPALWRYFEALGDGRAAQAGGMTVMAGFGYFLVWLVVGVLVFAAGAQLTALAVATPALAHTAPAVAGVVVVMAGMLQFSAWKARWLACCGYSPSCGHAQLDVQAALRHGLRLGRHCLCCCGNLMAALLAAGVMDRPAMALVAAAIAAERWVPGGGKVARGIGAAAIAVGLVMVFRAMAA; this is translated from the coding sequence ATGAATAACGTCGGCATGACGGTACGGCGGCACAGCGGTGCGCCGCGTGCGATTTTCTACGGCGTTTCGTCGCTGGTCTTTGCGGCGAGCGCGGCGGTGACGTTCGTCTGGTGCGCTTCGATGGAGGCGATGGGCGGCACGCCCATGCCCGGCGGCTGGACGATGTCCGCGCTCTGGGCACCCATGTGCGGCCGCACCTGGTTCGACGCCGCCGTATCGTTTGCCGGCATGTGGAATGTGATGACGGTCGCGATGATGCTGCCAGCGGTCGCGCCGGCCTTGTGGCGGTATTTCGAGGCGCTAGGGGATGGCCGCGCGGCCCAGGCGGGTGGGATGACTGTGATGGCCGGGTTTGGCTATTTCCTTGTCTGGCTTGTGGTTGGAGTGCTCGTGTTCGCGGCGGGGGCGCAACTGACTGCGCTAGCCGTCGCGACGCCTGCATTGGCGCATACCGCGCCAGCCGTGGCGGGTGTTGTCGTCGTGATGGCGGGCATGTTGCAGTTCTCTGCGTGGAAAGCGCGGTGGCTTGCGTGCTGCGGGTACTCGCCGTCGTGCGGCCACGCTCAGCTCGATGTGCAGGCCGCGCTGCGTCACGGCCTAAGGCTCGGGCGGCACTGCCTGTGCTGCTGCGGGAATTTGATGGCGGCACTGCTTGCGGCCGGTGTGATGGATCGGCCTGCGATGGCTCTGGTCGCTGCGGCTATTGCCGCGGAGAGATGGGTGCCGGGTGGCGGAAAAGTCGCGCGGGGGATTGGTGCGGCTGCGATTGCGGTGGGGCTGGTGATGGTGTTTCGGGCGATGGCTGCATAA
- a CDS encoding DUF899 domain-containing protein, with the protein MATHTTGTREDWLAARIELLTAEKEHTRRGDALAQQRQALPWVRVDKTYRFETEDGGTTLADLFKGRSQLLVYHFMFGPDYAAGCPSCSSIADGFDGIAVHLANHDVRLMAVSRAPLAKLLAYRKRMGWHFPWASSSGNDFNFDFNVSFTTAQQRAGDIEYNYARSGHAMDMNPPPAPVAEFAASCGTDAATYTRDRPGLSAFVLEDGVVYHTYSTYARGLDGVWGMYQWLDRAPRGRNEAGIWWHRHDEYTES; encoded by the coding sequence ATGGCAACCCATACCACAGGAACACGCGAAGACTGGCTTGCGGCGCGTATCGAACTGCTCACGGCCGAAAAGGAGCACACACGGCGCGGGGACGCACTGGCGCAGCAGCGCCAGGCGTTGCCGTGGGTGCGTGTCGACAAGACGTATCGCTTCGAAACCGAAGATGGCGGCACCACGCTCGCGGATCTCTTCAAGGGGCGCTCGCAACTGCTCGTTTATCACTTCATGTTCGGGCCGGATTACGCGGCCGGCTGTCCGTCGTGCTCGTCGATTGCGGATGGCTTCGATGGCATCGCCGTGCATCTCGCGAATCATGACGTTCGACTCATGGCGGTATCGCGCGCGCCGCTCGCAAAGCTGCTGGCCTATCGCAAGCGCATGGGATGGCATTTTCCGTGGGCCTCATCGAGCGGCAATGACTTCAACTTCGATTTCAACGTGTCGTTCACCACGGCGCAACAGCGCGCGGGCGACATCGAATACAACTACGCGCGCAGCGGCCACGCGATGGACATGAATCCGCCGCCCGCGCCCGTCGCCGAGTTCGCGGCGAGCTGCGGCACGGACGCGGCGACCTACACGCGCGATCGCCCGGGCCTCAGCGCATTCGTGCTGGAGGACGGCGTGGTCTATCACACGTACTCGACCTATGCGCGTGGCCTGGATGGCGTGTGGGGCATGTACCAGTGGCTCGACCGCGCGCCGAGGGGACGTAACGAGGCCGGCATCTGGTGGCACCGGCACGATGAGTACACGGAAAGCTGA
- a CDS encoding helix-turn-helix domain-containing protein — MDSLITAAARSLAAGDPLGALNRVALRDDAPALALRGIAMAQLGDFARAKALLRSAARGFGAREAVARARCVVAEAEIALAARDLGWPTDTLAAARQTLETHGDRLNAAHARYLEIRRLLLIGRLDEAAGMLGQADPAPLPPALRAAHELIAAGIAMRRIQTQVARRSLAEAARAAREAGIPALSAEIQSAAMLLTSPAARLIARGEERVLLLEDVEALLASKALVVDACRYVAREGATIVELARRPVLFVLARALAEAWPADVPRDALIARAFRTKHADETHRARLRVEIGRLRTLLRDVADIGATQQGFALAPRTASEVVVLARPVEEKHAAVLAFLADGESWSSSALALALGASQRTVQRALDSLAAADKVQSFGYGRARRWTTPPVPGFATTLLLPAPLPGD; from the coding sequence ATGGATTCACTGATTACGGCTGCGGCGCGCTCGCTCGCGGCCGGTGATCCGCTTGGCGCGCTGAACCGGGTCGCGTTGCGCGACGACGCGCCCGCGCTCGCGCTGCGCGGCATCGCCATGGCGCAGCTCGGCGACTTCGCGCGTGCCAAAGCGCTGCTGCGCAGCGCGGCGCGTGGCTTCGGCGCGCGCGAGGCCGTGGCGCGCGCGCGCTGCGTCGTCGCCGAGGCCGAGATCGCGCTCGCTGCGCGCGATCTCGGCTGGCCCACCGATACGCTCGCTGCGGCGCGGCAAACGCTCGAAACCCACGGCGACCGCCTCAATGCCGCGCACGCGCGCTACCTGGAAATTCGCCGTTTGCTGCTCATTGGCCGGCTCGACGAGGCCGCGGGCATGCTCGGGCAAGCCGATCCCGCGCCGCTGCCGCCCGCGTTGCGCGCGGCGCACGAGTTGATCGCCGCGGGCATCGCCATGCGGCGCATTCAAACGCAGGTGGCGCGGCGCTCGCTCGCCGAGGCTGCACGCGCCGCGCGCGAAGCGGGCATTCCGGCGCTGAGCGCCGAGATCCAGAGCGCGGCAATGCTGTTGACTTCGCCGGCGGCGCGCCTGATCGCGCGCGGCGAAGAGCGGGTGCTGCTGCTGGAGGATGTCGAGGCGTTGCTCGCTTCAAAGGCGCTCGTCGTGGACGCGTGCCGCTACGTCGCGCGCGAGGGCGCGACGATCGTCGAACTCGCAAGGCGCCCCGTGCTGTTCGTGCTCGCCCGCGCGCTCGCCGAGGCGTGGCCCGCCGATGTGCCACGCGACGCGCTCATCGCCCGCGCCTTTCGCACGAAGCACGCCGATGAAACGCACCGCGCGCGCCTGCGCGTGGAAATTGGCCGCTTGCGCACGCTGTTGCGCGACGTGGCGGATATCGGCGCGACCCAGCAGGGCTTTGCGCTCGCGCCGCGCACCGCGAGCGAAGTGGTGGTGCTGGCGCGGCCCGTGGAGGAAAAGCACGCAGCGGTGCTGGCTTTTCTCGCCGATGGCGAGTCGTGGTCGAGTTCGGCGCTGGCCCTCGCGCTCGGCGCGAGCCAGCGCACCGTGCAGCGCGCGCTCGATTCCCTCGCCGCGGCGGACAAGGTGCAGTCGTTCGGCTATGGCCGTGCGCGCCGCTGGACCACGCCGCCTGTTCCCGGATTCGCGACGACCTTGTTACTCCCCGCGCCGCTGCCGGGCGATTAG
- a CDS encoding Vgb family protein — translation MKRSTAEIVREYGPYPGIEKVGGVTYDGKQVWFAVGERIASLDPKSGQTQRSIDIAAHAGTAFDGRHLFQISEDRIHKIDPETGRVLATIPAPGGGGDSGLAWADGTLWVGVYRERKIHQIDPQTGAILRTLESSRFVTGVTWVDGELWHGTWEGDESDLRRIDPGTGEVLEQLDMPPGTAVSGLESDGGEQFFCGGGNSGKIRAVRRPKRDS, via the coding sequence ATGAAACGTTCGACCGCCGAAATCGTCCGCGAGTACGGCCCTTATCCCGGCATCGAGAAGGTTGGCGGCGTCACCTACGACGGCAAGCAGGTGTGGTTCGCCGTGGGCGAGCGCATCGCGTCGCTCGATCCCAAGAGCGGCCAGACACAGCGCTCGATCGACATCGCGGCGCACGCGGGCACGGCCTTCGACGGGCGGCACCTGTTTCAGATCTCAGAGGACCGCATCCACAAGATCGACCCCGAAACGGGCCGCGTGCTCGCCACGATTCCCGCGCCCGGAGGCGGTGGCGATTCAGGGCTCGCGTGGGCGGACGGCACGCTCTGGGTCGGGGTGTATCGCGAGCGCAAGATCCACCAGATCGATCCGCAGACGGGCGCGATTCTGCGCACGCTCGAATCGAGCCGCTTCGTCACGGGCGTGACGTGGGTGGACGGCGAGTTGTGGCACGGCACCTGGGAAGGCGACGAGAGCGACTTGCGGCGCATCGATCCGGGCACGGGCGAAGTGCTGGAACAGCTCGACATGCCGCCCGGAACCGCCGTTTCGGGGCTGGAGTCCGATGGCGGTGAGCAGTTCTTCTGCGGCGGCGGCAACAGCGGGAAGATTCGTGCGGTACGGCGGCCGAAGCGCGATAGCTAG